In Polyangiaceae bacterium, the genomic window CAACGAGGCCGAGCTCTGGCGCAAGAACCAGACCCACGACGTGCCCTTCGAGATGGACGAGGTGAAGGCCGCTGCCGTGGCCCCGGGCGGCGAGCACATCCTGTTCACGAAGTGAGCCAGCTTCGACTTGCTCGAAGAAACCCGCACCTGACGCGATTCCCGTGGCCCCAGCTGGCGCAACACGAGGCTACCCGACCGGCAGTCCACCTTCGCCGTAGTCCACCACGCGCACTCCGCGCCGGTGCTTCGCGGCTTCGGTGGCGACGCGGAGCTTCTCGTACAGGGCGACCACGTCGGTCCGGAGCGCGTCCAGCCTGAGCTTGGGGCTGGTGCTGTCGATGGCCTCGAGGACCACGTTCCCCGTGCCCATGATGCGCTGGCCGAACGGGCGCTCCACCACGTAGTCGGTGATGCGGTACAGATCGACCTGCTCCAGCTTCTTCGAGAAGAGGCCGATCTCCACCACGATGCGCTGGGTGGTGATCTTGTAGTGCTTGGATTTCGCGCGCAGCCACAGGAACGGCAGCGCGAGCCCCAGCGTGACCATGCAGAGCAGCAGCATCCCCACGCCGGGCACCAGGGCAGGGGAGCCCTCGAACAGCACCTGCTCGCTGGTGGCGTCCGGCGGCGCCGGGGTCTGCTCCGCGCTCAAAGCCGGCCTCCGAGCCGCAGGCCGCCCGGGGTCACCGTCAGGTGCAGAGGGGCGGCCGCTGCTGGCTCGGACTTCTTGCGCGACAGGAGCGCCCAGGTCACGCCCCCGGCGGCGACCACCGTTCCCGCGATGAGCAGCACGTTGGCGGTCGTCGCCATGCTCTTGGCGCTGTCGTATTCGTCCTGCGCGTCCGCCGACACGGGGTTGTCCTGAGCGTCGTCACGCTTGCTCTTGGCCTGAAGCCCGACGAAGAGGCCTGCCCCGACCGCGGCCACGCCGACACCCGTCACGACCCACGGCAGCACACCGGGGCCCTTGCTCGACTTCACGGGCTCGGGCTTGGGCTTCGCCGGCTCCGGCGCCTTGGGGGTCGTCGTCTCCGGCTGGGTGCGCGCCTTCTCCTTCTCGATCTGCGCCTTCAGGGTTTCCATGCGGCGCTCGAGGGCCCCGCGGTCCTTGGCGTTCGGGGCCTTCTCCAGGTACTTGGTATAGGCGTCGATGGCCTTCTGGTTCTCGCCGAGGCCCTCGTAAGCGCGGCCCAGGTTGTAGAGCAGGACCGCCTCGTCGTGCAGGGAGTACGCGCGCTCGAGGAGCTGCGCCGCCTCGTCGAACTTCCCCTGGCGGTAGAGGTCCGCGCTCTGCTCGAAGAGCTCCAAGGCCTCGGTCTTCGGGTCTTTCTTGGCTTTGGGCTGAGCTTCAGCCGACAATGTGGGACACCCGATTACCAAGGCCAGAAGGACGCCCGGTAGAACCCTTGTGACGATGCGAGGCATTTTGCTAGGCTTGTTCGCTTGAGAGCATAGCAGGGGGAATGGGCGCAGCGGAATCAACTAGCTTGGACACCATCGGCCGGTACGAGGTCGTCGGACGCCTGGCGGTGGGCGGCATGGCCGAGATCTTGCTCGGAAGGCTGCGCGGCCCGAGTGGATTCGAACGCGCCGTCGTGATCAAGCGGATTCTGCCGCACCTGGCCGAACAGCCCGCTTTCGTCGACATGTTCCTGGACGAGGCCCGCCTGGCGGCCCGCATTCAGCACCGAAACGTGGTGCAGGTGCACGAGCTCGGGCAGGACGGGAAGAACCTGTTTCTCACGATGGAGTACCTGGAGGGCGAGAACGCTGCCGGGATCATCCGTCGCAGCCT contains:
- a CDS encoding PH domain-containing protein, which translates into the protein MSAEQTPAPPDATSEQVLFEGSPALVPGVGMLLLCMVTLGLALPFLWLRAKSKHYKITTQRIVVEIGLFSKKLEQVDLYRITDYVVERPFGQRIMGTGNVVLEAIDSTSPKLRLDALRTDVVALYEKLRVATEAAKHRRGVRVVDYGEGGLPVG
- a CDS encoding tetratricopeptide repeat protein, translated to MSAEAQPKAKKDPKTEALELFEQSADLYRQGKFDEAAQLLERAYSLHDEAVLLYNLGRAYEGLGENQKAIDAYTKYLEKAPNAKDRGALERRMETLKAQIEKEKARTQPETTTPKAPEPAKPKPEPVKSSKGPGVLPWVVTGVGVAAVGAGLFVGLQAKSKRDDAQDNPVSADAQDEYDSAKSMATTANVLLIAGTVVAAGGVTWALLSRKKSEPAAAAPLHLTVTPGGLRLGGRL